A genomic region of Xanthomonas fragariae contains the following coding sequences:
- the rluD gene encoding 23S rRNA pseudouridine(1911/1915/1917) synthase RluD, whose product MYDPSAESLDPSTRQAIVPDSAAGRRFDAVLAELFPEFSRSRLSEWIKSGDALLDGEMARPRDTLRGGESVQVQVVLETQTHAAPQDIPLNVLYEDDQVLVIDKPAGLVVHPGAGNPDGTLVNALLFRDPALAAVPRAGVVHRLDKDTSGVMVVARTLQAQTALVEQLSARDVHRQYLAVVVGALVSGGTANAPIDRHPRDRLKMAVRDDGRDAVTHYRLRERFRAHTALECRLETGRTHQIRVHMAHLKSPIVGDPLYGGALKLPKGATDELVHELRTFKRQALHAETLEFLHPVSGEPVRASAPVPADLQRLMTALREDSARAAELARR is encoded by the coding sequence ATGTACGACCCATCTGCCGAATCCCTCGACCCGTCCACCCGCCAGGCCATCGTGCCCGACAGCGCCGCAGGACGCCGTTTCGACGCGGTGCTGGCCGAGCTGTTCCCCGAATTCTCGCGCTCGCGGCTGTCGGAGTGGATCAAGTCCGGCGATGCGCTGTTGGATGGCGAAATGGCGCGTCCGCGCGACACCTTGCGCGGCGGCGAGAGCGTACAGGTGCAGGTGGTGCTGGAAACCCAGACTCACGCCGCGCCGCAGGACATCCCGCTGAACGTGTTGTACGAAGACGACCAAGTGCTGGTGATCGACAAGCCCGCGGGCCTGGTGGTGCATCCGGGCGCCGGCAATCCGGACGGCACCCTGGTCAACGCCTTGCTGTTCCGCGACCCGGCGCTGGCGGCCGTGCCGCGCGCTGGCGTGGTTCATCGCCTGGACAAGGACACCAGCGGGGTGATGGTGGTCGCGCGCACCCTGCAGGCGCAGACCGCGCTGGTGGAGCAGCTGTCCGCACGCGACGTGCATCGCCAGTATCTGGCAGTCGTGGTGGGCGCGCTGGTGTCCGGTGGCACCGCCAATGCGCCGATCGACCGCCACCCGCGCGATCGCTTGAAGATGGCAGTGCGCGATGATGGCCGCGATGCAGTCACCCATTACCGCCTGCGCGAGCGCTTCCGCGCGCACACTGCGCTGGAATGCCGCCTGGAAACTGGGCGTACCCATCAGATCCGCGTGCATATGGCGCACCTGAAATCGCCGATTGTCGGCGACCCGCTGTACGGTGGCGCGCTCAAGCTGCCCAAGGGCGCCACCGACGAACTGGTGCACGAGCTGCGCACCTTCAAGCGTCAGGCGCTGCATGCCGAAACGCTGGAGTTCCTGCATCCGGTGAGCGGCGAGCCGGTGCGCGCCAGCGCGCCGGTGCCTGCCGACCTGCAACGGCTGATGACCGCGCTGCGCGAGGACAGTGCGCGCGCAGCCGAGCTGGCGCGCCGCTGA
- a CDS encoding membrane-bound PQQ-dependent dehydrogenase, glucose/quinate/shikimate family, with protein sequence MQLGTVPRNVELADASKLPAENATPFSRAAVPSPGGSVAAYHDASNWTAYAGSNLSSHYTPGAQITPDNVKQLKVAWEFHTGDLKPKDSKLGYAFQNTPLKVGDLLYICTPTQKAIAVEAANGKQRWRFDPQTDPKAMASVAATTCRGVSYYQAPQGTAECPTRIFWPMVDGRLGALDAQTRKLCASFGAHGYLDLNADTGNTKPGFVGPTSPPVVIPGVVIQPTGQVRDGQESDAPSGVVRGFDAFTGQLRWVWDLGNPAITAEPPAGQTYTRSTPNMWSLMSADDELGLVYLPTGNASGDFAGKDRTPQEEEYTAALVAVEAATGKERWHFRTVHHDLWDYHIGPQPNLVNWPVAGGGARPAVIQATKSGQVFVLERATGEPIMPVEQIPVPQGTDHSDWTAATQPISPGMPNTVGAPSYAFETIIESDAWGMTPFDQLACRIQFKQQRYEGVFTPPTLQGSLAFTGNHGGIHWGGVLVDLQRGIMVMNSNRLPYTLQVYTRDKKDQLGIFSVFDGKSKTPGYMAQRGLADGARKEPWMSPLNTPCIAPPWGYIAGVDLRTQQALWRRPLGTGYDQGPMGIPFRTTFEIGTPNNSGSLATASGVTFIGATLDNFMRGFDTRTGKQVWETRVPAGPQAAPLSYTIDGKQFIVAAVGGHDRMQTKSGDSVIAGALPDDVQTKPAN encoded by the coding sequence GTGCAGCTTGGAACGGTGCCGCGCAATGTCGAGCTGGCAGATGCCTCCAAGCTGCCGGCCGAGAACGCAACGCCATTCAGCCGCGCTGCTGTGCCAAGCCCGGGCGGCAGCGTCGCCGCCTATCACGATGCCAGCAATTGGACCGCGTATGCCGGCTCCAACCTGTCCAGCCACTACACCCCAGGCGCGCAAATCACTCCGGACAACGTCAAGCAGCTCAAGGTGGCGTGGGAATTCCACACTGGCGATCTGAAGCCGAAGGATTCCAAGCTGGGCTACGCGTTCCAGAACACCCCGCTCAAGGTCGGCGACCTGCTGTACATCTGCACCCCGACCCAGAAAGCAATCGCGGTGGAAGCGGCCAACGGCAAGCAGCGCTGGCGCTTCGACCCGCAGACCGACCCGAAGGCGATGGCCAGCGTTGCCGCTACCACTTGCCGCGGCGTGTCGTACTACCAGGCGCCGCAAGGCACCGCCGAGTGCCCGACGCGGATTTTCTGGCCGATGGTCGATGGCCGTCTCGGCGCACTGGATGCGCAGACCCGCAAGTTGTGCGCCAGCTTCGGCGCGCACGGTTATCTCGATCTGAATGCCGACACCGGCAACACCAAGCCAGGCTTCGTCGGCCCGACCTCGCCGCCGGTGGTCATACCCGGTGTGGTCATCCAGCCGACCGGCCAGGTGCGTGACGGTCAGGAAAGCGATGCGCCGTCCGGCGTGGTGCGTGGCTTCGATGCCTTCACCGGCCAGCTGCGCTGGGTCTGGGACCTGGGCAACCCGGCGATTACCGCCGAGCCGCCCGCTGGCCAGACCTATACCCGTTCAACTCCGAACATGTGGTCGCTGATGTCCGCCGACGATGAGCTGGGCCTGGTCTATCTGCCGACCGGCAACGCGTCCGGCGACTTCGCCGGCAAGGACCGCACCCCGCAGGAGGAGGAATACACCGCAGCGCTGGTCGCTGTGGAGGCAGCCACCGGCAAGGAGCGCTGGCACTTCCGCACCGTCCACCACGATCTGTGGGATTACCACATCGGCCCGCAGCCGAACCTGGTCAATTGGCCGGTCGCTGGCGGCGGCGCCCGTCCGGCGGTAATCCAGGCCACCAAATCCGGCCAAGTCTTCGTGCTGGAACGCGCTACCGGCGAGCCGATCATGCCGGTCGAGCAGATCCCGGTTCCGCAAGGCACCGATCACAGCGACTGGACCGCCGCCACGCAGCCGATTTCGCCGGGAATGCCCAATACCGTGGGCGCGCCGAGCTACGCGTTCGAAACCATCATCGAATCCGATGCCTGGGGCATGACCCCGTTCGACCAGCTGGCCTGCCGGATCCAGTTCAAGCAGCAGCGTTACGAAGGCGTGTTTACCCCGCCGACCCTGCAGGGCTCGCTGGCGTTCACCGGCAACCACGGCGGCATCCACTGGGGCGGCGTCTTGGTCGATCTGCAGCGCGGCATCATGGTGATGAACAGTAATCGCCTGCCGTACACCTTGCAGGTCTATACGCGCGATAAGAAGGACCAGCTGGGCATTTTTTCGGTGTTCGACGGCAAGAGCAAGACGCCCGGCTATATGGCGCAGAGGGGCCTGGCCGACGGCGCGCGCAAGGAGCCATGGATGTCCCCGCTCAACACGCCGTGCATTGCCCCGCCGTGGGGCTACATCGCTGGCGTCGATCTACGTACGCAGCAGGCACTTTGGCGCCGTCCGCTGGGCACCGGTTACGACCAGGGCCCGATGGGCATCCCGTTCAGGACCACGTTCGAGATCGGCACGCCGAACAACAGCGGCTCGCTGGCCACCGCAAGCGGCGTGACCTTCATCGGCGCGACCCTGGACAACTTCATGCGCGGCTTCGACACCCGCACTGGCAAGCAGGTCTGGGAGACCCGCGTCCCGGCCGGCCCGCAGGCTGCTCCGCTGAGCTATACCATCGACGGCAAGCAGTTCATCGTGGCAGCGGTAGGTGGACACGACCGCATGCAAACCAAGTCGGGCGATAGCGTTATCGCCGGGGCATTGCCGGACGATGTGCAGACCAAGCCGGCCAACTAA
- the pgeF gene encoding peptidoglycan editing factor PgeF, whose protein sequence is MTVAAPFILPANWPAPPRIRALTTLRYGLGESLAPFDTLNLGNRSSAEGDVPARVARNRALLVQALALPSTPHWLRQVHGVEVVRVEAPPVAACTRDGVRNVALDAQEPVADAAVADVPGVVLAILTADCLPVVLAAIDGSEVAAAHAGWRGLADGMLERSVAAMRTPPQHVVAWLGPAAGPQVYEIGEDVFNAFVAHDAQAQTAFVATCPGHWLVDLYALARQRLQHAGVPLSAIHGGGLCTISDPQRFFSHRRDRRSGRMATLAWIAP, encoded by the coding sequence GTGACGGTCGCCGCGCCTTTCATCCTTCCGGCCAACTGGCCGGCGCCGCCGCGTATCCGCGCCCTGACCACGCTGCGCTACGGCTTGGGCGAATCGCTGGCGCCGTTCGATACGCTCAACCTCGGTAACCGCAGTAGTGCAGAGGGTGACGTGCCCGCGCGGGTGGCGCGTAACCGAGCGCTGCTGGTCCAAGCGTTGGCACTGCCGAGCACGCCACATTGGCTGCGTCAGGTGCATGGTGTGGAGGTGGTGCGCGTCGAGGCACCACCAGTTGCCGCCTGCACACGTGATGGCGTGAGAAATGTCGCGCTGGATGCGCAAGAACCTGTCGCCGATGCGGCCGTAGCTGATGTGCCCGGTGTAGTACTGGCGATCCTTACCGCCGATTGTCTGCCGGTGGTGCTCGCCGCAATCGATGGCAGCGAGGTAGCCGCCGCGCACGCCGGTTGGCGTGGGTTGGCCGATGGCATGCTGGAGCGCAGCGTCGCCGCCATGCGCACGCCGCCGCAGCACGTGGTGGCGTGGTTAGGGCCGGCAGCGGGGCCGCAGGTGTACGAAATCGGCGAGGACGTGTTCAACGCTTTCGTCGCGCACGATGCGCAAGCGCAAACTGCGTTTGTCGCGACCTGTCCGGGGCATTGGTTAGTGGATTTGTATGCGCTGGCACGTCAGCGTTTGCAGCATGCCGGTGTGCCGCTGAGCGCTATCCACGGGGGTGGCCTATGCACCATTTCCGATCCACAACGCTTCTTCTCGCATCGCCGCGATCGCCGCAGCGGACGCATGGCCACACTGGCCTGGATCGCGCCTTGA
- a CDS encoding NAD+ synthase, producing the protein MSQTLRIAMAQFDFPVGAVAHNTDRIIAFIAAARNEFDADIVLFPELAISGYPPEDLLLRPGFLAHCEEALARIAASTRGIVAVVGWPQSAASVVYNAASVLRDGRIEVTYRKRELPNYAVFDERRYFDVDLDGKSCVVTIKGVQVGVVICEDLWFAEPLARTVQAGAELVLVPNASPYERGKHAQRDALLAERTRASGAAIAYLNVVGGQDALVFDGASVVADGDGTVHPAASAFVDQWLVVDYAAGERSFTPVMWVDDGDESTDALAWRAVVRGLQDYCRKNGFSKVWLGLSGGIDSALVLAMAVDALGGDNVTAVRLPSRYTADLSNDLADEQCRALGVKLETIAIEPAFDGLLAALGPMFDGTQPDITEENLQSRSRGVILMALSNKFGGLLLTTGNKSEYAVGYATIYGDMCGGYAPLKDLYKTEVFGLAKWRNTVGGAPVIPPAVIARAPSAELRDNQTDQDSLPPYDVLDGILYRYVDQEQSREDIVAAGYAADTVEQVLRLVRLNEWKRHQSAPGPKVSRRAFGRERRYPITNGYRGQ; encoded by the coding sequence ATGTCCCAAACCCTCCGCATCGCCATGGCTCAGTTCGACTTCCCAGTCGGCGCCGTGGCGCACAATACCGATCGCATCATCGCGTTCATTGCGGCGGCGCGTAACGAGTTCGACGCGGACATCGTGCTGTTTCCCGAGTTGGCCATTAGTGGCTATCCGCCGGAAGATCTGCTGCTGCGGCCTGGTTTTCTCGCGCATTGCGAAGAAGCACTGGCGCGCATCGCGGCCAGCACGCGCGGCATTGTCGCGGTGGTCGGTTGGCCGCAGAGCGCCGCCAGCGTGGTCTATAACGCGGCCAGCGTATTGCGCGACGGGCGCATCGAGGTCACCTACCGCAAGCGCGAACTGCCCAATTACGCGGTGTTCGACGAGCGCCGCTATTTCGACGTCGATCTGGATGGCAAGAGCTGTGTGGTCACGATCAAGGGCGTGCAGGTGGGCGTGGTGATCTGCGAAGACCTGTGGTTTGCCGAGCCACTAGCCAGGACCGTGCAGGCCGGCGCCGAGCTGGTGCTCGTGCCTAACGCCTCGCCGTACGAGCGCGGCAAGCATGCGCAACGCGATGCCTTGCTGGCCGAGCGCACGCGCGCGAGCGGGGCGGCAATCGCCTATCTCAACGTGGTCGGCGGGCAGGATGCATTGGTGTTCGATGGTGCATCGGTGGTGGCCGATGGCGACGGCACCGTGCATCCGGCCGCCTCGGCGTTTGTGGACCAGTGGCTGGTGGTGGACTACGCTGCCGGCGAGCGCAGCTTCACGCCGGTGATGTGGGTGGACGATGGCGATGAGAGCACGGACGCGCTGGCTTGGCGCGCGGTGGTGCGCGGGCTGCAGGACTATTGCCGAAAGAACGGCTTCAGCAAGGTCTGGCTGGGTTTGTCCGGCGGAATCGACTCGGCGCTGGTGCTGGCGATGGCAGTCGATGCGCTGGGTGGCGACAACGTCACCGCCGTGCGCCTGCCATCGCGTTACACCGCAGACTTGTCCAACGATCTGGCCGACGAGCAATGTCGCGCGCTAGGGGTCAAGCTGGAAACCATCGCGATCGAGCCGGCCTTTGACGGGTTGCTCGCCGCGCTGGGGCCGATGTTCGATGGCACCCAGCCGGACATCACCGAAGAAAACCTGCAGTCGCGCAGCCGTGGCGTGATTTTGATGGCGCTGTCCAACAAGTTCGGCGGGCTGCTGCTGACCACCGGCAACAAGAGCGAGTACGCGGTGGGCTACGCCACCATCTACGGCGATATGTGCGGTGGCTACGCACCGCTCAAGGACTTGTACAAGACAGAGGTGTTCGGCCTGGCCAAGTGGCGCAACACCGTGGGCGGCGCGCCGGTGATTCCGCCTGCAGTCATCGCGCGCGCGCCCTCCGCCGAGTTGCGCGACAACCAGACCGACCAGGATTCGCTGCCGCCGTACGATGTGCTCGACGGAATTTTGTATCGCTATGTCGATCAGGAGCAGTCGCGCGAGGACATCGTCGCGGCCGGCTACGCGGCCGACACGGTCGAGCAGGTACTGCGGCTGGTACGGCTCAACGAGTGGAAGCGCCATCAGTCCGCACCGGGACCCAAGGTGTCGCGACGTGCATTCGGTCGCGAGCGGCGTTATCCGATCACCAATGGGTATCGTGGCCAGTAG
- a CDS encoding outer membrane protein assembly factor BamD, producing the protein MIRRSTFSAPARLIALMLVIAFVVTGCHRGTKDKNPDEGMPVEQLYSKGHGLMEKGNWAGAEASFKRLIAQYPYGPYTEQAMIETAYAQYKAGKHDDTVSSVDRFIRTYPTHRNISYLYYLRGLANSNRDTVFLRRVWSLDPSRRDLSSPQQAYNDFNTVTDRYPNSRYAADARKRMIELRDIFAQHELDNALYYLRRDAWVSAAGRANYLLETYPQSAYQYDAVAVLAEAYTRLGNKTLAADARRVLELNSPQHPWLTGNWPKYPWALRKLNPFAGEKSAASGQRNAQMNRD; encoded by the coding sequence ATGATCCGACGGTCCACGTTTTCCGCGCCTGCGCGCCTCATTGCCCTCATGCTGGTCATCGCGTTCGTCGTCACCGGCTGCCACCGCGGTACCAAGGACAAAAATCCCGACGAGGGCATGCCGGTCGAGCAGCTCTACAGCAAGGGCCATGGGTTGATGGAGAAAGGCAACTGGGCCGGTGCCGAAGCCAGCTTCAAGCGCCTGATCGCCCAGTACCCCTATGGCCCATACACCGAGCAGGCGATGATCGAAACCGCCTACGCCCAGTACAAGGCCGGCAAGCACGACGATACGGTGTCCAGCGTCGATCGCTTCATCCGTACTTACCCAACCCATCGCAACATCTCGTATCTGTACTACCTGCGTGGGCTGGCCAACAGCAACCGCGACACGGTGTTCCTGCGCCGCGTGTGGTCGCTGGATCCGAGCCGCCGCGACCTGTCGTCACCGCAGCAGGCCTACAACGACTTCAACACCGTCACCGACCGCTATCCCAACAGCCGTTACGCGGCCGATGCGCGCAAGCGGATGATTGAGCTACGCGACATCTTCGCCCAGCACGAACTGGACAACGCGCTGTACTACCTACGTCGCGATGCATGGGTATCGGCAGCCGGCCGTGCCAACTACTTGCTGGAAACCTACCCGCAGAGCGCGTACCAGTACGACGCCGTCGCCGTGCTGGCCGAGGCCTACACGCGCCTGGGCAACAAGACCCTGGCCGCAGACGCACGCCGCGTGCTGGAGCTCAATAGCCCGCAGCACCCTTGGCTGACTGGCAACTGGCCGAAGTACCCGTGGGCGCTGCGCAAGCTCAACCCGTTTGCTGGCGAGAAATCTGCCGCGAGCGGCCAGCGCAATGCGCAGATGAATCGCGACTGA